One Heptranchias perlo isolate sHepPer1 unplaced genomic scaffold, sHepPer1.hap1 HAP1_SCAFFOLD_1382, whole genome shotgun sequence genomic window, gatgttactgagggtgggagtagacggtctcggtgatggggtggagacggacgatgttactgagggtgggagtaggcggtctcggtgatggggtggagacggacgatgttactgagggtgggagtagacggtctcggtgatggggtggagacggacgatgttactgagggtgggagtagacggtctcggtgatggggcgtttatggggtcagaagctcatctcagggtcagatcgTTCCCCGAGGTTGAGAACGGTCTGGTTCACCCTCAGACAATGACTAatcgtttctccctctccccctttctctgttCTCTCGCAGCTGGAACGCAGAAGAGACTTGACACAGGCCTCAATTCACAGGCCGGAACCCGCCGACCCCCGACCCTCGCCTGACCCCCAGCCCCCGGCCCCCGAGGCCCAGCGGCCCCGCCAGCCTCTCCTGCTAGCCCCGCTGGACCAGGGGTGCACCTACTCCAGCCAGCTCCAGCTCCTGGCCATCCAGTCAGCCTCCGACAAGGCCTGGCCCCCCGAGCAGGCCCCGCTGGCCCCCCCCTCCGAGCCCTCCGCTCCCCCCCTGCCCCGGGACCTCCTGCGGGAGATGCAGGGGGCGCGGCCAGGCGAGGCCCCCCAGGGCAGAACAGCCCAGGCCCCCGTCGCCAGGCTCCctcccgaggaggaggagggggaggacgaggCCCGAGTCCCCCCGGGTTCCGGGCAGCCCCCCGACGATGAGCCCCCACCCGTCCGGCCCCCCTTCCTGGACGGCGGGGAcgctcacccctctccctggGCCCCCAAGGACGGACGGGACCTGGGGGAGGGGCCGGGCAGCCTGAAGGCCCAGGGAGAGGCCAGCCCGCGAGGCCCTGAGCCCCAGGCCGACTGCCTgggccctctccccctccccctcgccccccgtCCCCTCCGCAGCACCCAGACCCAGGCTGGGACCCCAGCGCCCTCCCTCTCGAGAGTCCGTACCAGGCAGAAGAAAAGGAGCAGCGACGGAGCCGGGGTCCGGAGGAGCAAAAGGGTGAAAAAAAGTGAAGCAGATTAAAGAGAAAAAGAGATTAAATTAATTGTCAAATAAaccagagagagaaaacaacgAGAGTCTCGTTTCTCCAAATCaggacccccccaaacccccgttCACCAAATCAGGACCCCCCGAAACCCCGTTCACCAAATCAGGACCCCCCGAAACCCCGTTCACCAAATCAGGACCTCCCCAAACCCCGTTCACCAAATCAGGACCTCCCCAAACCCCCGTTCACCAAATCAGGACCCCCCCAAACCCCGTTCACCAAATCAGGACCCCCCCAAACTCCCGATCACCAAATCAGGACCTCCCCAAACCCCCGTTCACCAAATCAGGACCCCCCCAAACCCCGTTCACCAAATCAGGACCCCCCCAAACTCCCGATCACCAAATCAGGACCTCCCCAAACCCCCGTTCACCAAATCAGGACCTCCCCAAACCCCGTTCACCAAATCAGGAGCCCCCCAAACCCCCGTTCACCAAATCAGGACCTCCCCAAACCCCCGTTCACCAAATCAGGACCTCCCGAAACCCCGTTCACCAAATCAGGACCTCCCCAAACTCCCGTTCACCAAATCAGGACCTCCCCAAACCCCCGTTCACCAaatcaggaccccccaaaccccgtTCACCAAATCAGGACCTCCGCAAACCCCCGTTCACCAAATCAGGACCCCCCCAAACCCCGTTCACCAAATCAGGACCTCcccaaacccccgatcaccaaatCAGGACCCCCCAAACTCCCGTTCACCAAATCAGGACCCCCCCAAACTCCCGTTCACCAAATCAGGACCCCCCCAAACCCCGTTCACCAAATCAGGACCTCCCCAAACTCCCGTTCACCAAATCAGGACCCCCCCAAACCCCGTTCACCAAATCAGGATCCCC contains:
- the LOC137308768 gene encoding basic salivary proline-rich protein 1-like; amino-acid sequence: MDFPRLMKELEMEEHLSTAELERRRDLTQASIHRPEPADPRPSPDPQPPAPEAQRPRQPLLLAPLDQGCTYSSQLQLLAIQSASDKAWPPEQAPLAPPSEPSAPPLPRDLLREMQGARPGEAPQGRTAQAPVARLPPEEEEGEDEARVPPGSGQPPDDEPPPVRPPFLDGGDAHPSPWAPKDGRDLGEGPGSLKAQGEASPRGPEPQADCLGPLPLPLAPRPLRSTQTQAGTPAPSLSRVRTRQKKRSSDGAGVRRSKRVKKSEAD